GGCCCGACCCGGCGGCGACCGCCGCGAGGTGCTCGATCGGATCCGCGAGGCCGCGGCGTAGGCGTCCGGCTCCGCGACGGCTCATACTGTCGGACACAACTGTTTCAAGATATTCGCCGCCCCGGGCGGCGAAATTCTTCACAGACTTGTGTCCGACAGTATCAGTCCCGCCGCTCGAACCGATACGTGAGCACCTCGTCGCTGTCGTCCCACTCGAAGTCGCCGGGGTGGACTCGCTCCATTCGGCGCTTGTACGCCTCCAGGGACTCCGAGCCCTCCCGTCGAGCGTCGGCGTCGGTGAAGTCGCCGAGCGTCCGCCGCTCGACGCTCGTCACCTCGAACGTCGCGCCGCCGAGCTCGAAGGTGTCGCCCTCGCCGGCGTAGCGGTTGCTCGCGCCGCGCGTCAACTGCGTCACGTCGCCGTCGAGCACGGACTGCTGGACGCGGTCGTTCGGCAGGAGGTCGTCGGGGTCGATTTCGGCCATAGCGGGCCGTAGGGGCGGCCGGCCAAAAGACCCGTCGGCTGTCGTGTGGTTTCAAGTGGTGAACCGAACAACGGCCGGTATCCGCGCAGATGAGCACCGACACGCCGGAGGGGACGGGAGGGAGACTGCCGAGGCTCGCGCGGGCGGCGCAGTACCGACCGCCGCTGCTGCTCGTCGCCGGGTGGGGGGCGCTGACGGGCGTCGCCCTGAGCCAGGCGGTCGTCGACCCCGAGCCGCCGGCGGTCCAGGTCTTCGAGATCGGCGTGCCGCTGTTGCTCCTCCTGCCGATCGGCTACGCGGTCCGGTACGTCGGCGGGTCCGAGCGCGCGACCGAGCGGCAGTCGCGGATCCTGCTCGTGGCCTCCCTCTTCGCGGTGATCGGAGCCGGCGTCGTGTTCCTCACCTACCTGTCCGCGCTGGCCGACGGGGTCCGGTTCCACGAGCTGCTGTTTCCGATCCTGACCGGCGCCGCGACCGGGGCGAGCGTCGGCAGCCTCGCCGGGGTCAACTACGACCAGGTCCGGGAGACCCGAGCCGAACTCGAAGCGGAGCTCCGGCGGGGCCGTCGCCTCAATCAGCGCCTGACCGTCGTCAACCGCGTGCTGCGGCACAACGTCCGCAACACGCTGGCGCTCGTCTTCGGATTGCTCGATCAGGTCCTCGACGGGGCCGATGACACCGAGGACACGGCTCGGCTCCGACGCGCGCGGAGCGCGCTGGAGACGCTCCACTCGAACACCGAGAACGCGCTCCACGTCGAGCACCTCTGGGACAGAGAGACCGAGACGGTGCTGACCGACCTCGAACCGATGCTCGCGACGGCCTGCGAGCGCGTCCGCGAGGAGGCTCCCGCGGCGACAATCGACGTCTCGGCGCCGTCGAGCGTCCGGGTCCGGGCGCATCCGCTGCTCCCGGTGGCGCTCGAAGAGATACTCGAAAACGCGGTCGAACACAACGACGCTGAGGCCCTGACCGTCGAGGTCGTCGTCACGCGCGACAACGAGTGGGCCACGATCACGGTCGCAGACGACGGGAACGGGATTCCGGAGTCGGAGATCGAGTCGCTCGGCCTCGACGAGGAGACGCCGCTGCAACACACGAGCGGCGTCGGCCTCTGGGTCATCAAGTGGGTCGCGGAGGCCTCCGACGGCGACTGGGCGATCCGCTCGACCGACGACGGGACGACGGTCGAACTGCGGATTCCGCGGGAGTGAAGGCTCTCATCCGAAATCCCGGTCTGTTCACCACGTTTACTGACTGTCTGAGACGCCTATGGATCGTGCTCGTTCCGGTGGCCGTCCAGCATCCGGATGCCGCGCTCGACGACGGCCTCGGACACGAAGAGACTCGCCTCTCGCTGGAGCGCCCGCATACGCGATGCCGCATCGTCCCGGTCCAGTAACCCACGGCTGTACCCGAGTGCGACGACACCGATCGAGCCGTGTACGTCGATGCCGTCTGCCGACGCCGAGTCCCGGGCGGCGAGATCGTCCGTCAGGAGAACGATCTCACGGTCCCCGGCGACGGCGATTGCGGCGCGTTCACCCGGATCCAGTTCGTCGGATTCGACGCTGCTCCACTCGGCGTCGACGAGGTCGTACGAGAGATCCGAGATCCCGTCCGGAAGACCGCCTCGTTCGATCTCGTCGTAGACCGTCTCCGGGATCAGGAGCGTCTCAAACGCCGACAGAAGAGCTAGCGAATCGATTTCGGCGAGGTGAATGAGCGGTCCCGCGTCCGAGACGGCAGCGAGCGTCACGCATTCAACGCCCAGTCTACGTCTTTCTCGACGAGGTCGCGCTCCCGCTCTGCCCGTTCGACTTTCGCCCGGCCGACGCGTTCGACGGCCTCCTCGCGGTCGAGCTCGCGGTCGAGGTACTGCGCGAGTACGAGGTCCTCCCACAGGTCTTCGAGTCCGCGTTCGAGCGCTCGTTCGAACACCTCGGACTCCTGAAGGTCGCGAGCCTCCGCTATCTCACGGACCCGGTCGGAAATCTCGGCGACCATACCGACCGATTGCTTGGCGACGGTCTTAAATCCGTGTCTGCCCGCTCACTGGGGTCTGACCGAGGCTGTTTCGAGCTACGACAGGAGTTCCTCGGCTGCATCGATCGTCAAAAATGCCGGCCTCGGCACTCATAGGGCTCGTCGTCGTCGAGCGCCACCCCGACTCGGAGCGGTGCCGTCGTCATCGGCCGTCCGAAGCGAGGGCGGCGACTCAAAAGAGCGTTGCGAGCGTGGCGGAGCGTCAGACCACGCGAGCGAACGCGAGGGTGCCGCTCGTGCGCTCGATGAGCGCGCGGACGGTCTGGCCTTCCTGCGCGCCGGAGACGAAGATCGTGTATTTGCCCTTCTCGGCGACGCCGTCGCCCTTCCGGCCCGTGCCGGTGATCTCCAGTTCGTAGGTCGTGCCTTCCTCGACGGCAGGGCCCGACGACGACTGGGTCTTGGCGGCGCGCTTGGCGACCGGACGGAACGCCCCGCAGGCCTCACAGCGCAGCATATCGACGCCGTCCTC
This is a stretch of genomic DNA from Halobellus sp. MBLA0158. It encodes these proteins:
- a CDS encoding nucleic acid-binding protein, with amino-acid sequence MTLAAVSDAGPLIHLAEIDSLALLSAFETLLIPETVYDEIERGGLPDGISDLSYDLVDAEWSSVESDELDPGERAAIAVAGDREIVLLTDDLAARDSASADGIDVHGSIGVVALGYSRGLLDRDDAASRMRALQREASLFVSEAVVERGIRMLDGHRNEHDP
- a CDS encoding ASCH domain-containing protein, producing the protein MAEIDPDDLLPNDRVQQSVLDGDVTQLTRGASNRYAGEGDTFELGGATFEVTSVERRTLGDFTDADARREGSESLEAYKRRMERVHPGDFEWDDSDEVLTYRFERRD
- a CDS encoding sensor histidine kinase, which produces MSTDTPEGTGGRLPRLARAAQYRPPLLLVAGWGALTGVALSQAVVDPEPPAVQVFEIGVPLLLLLPIGYAVRYVGGSERATERQSRILLVASLFAVIGAGVVFLTYLSALADGVRFHELLFPILTGAATGASVGSLAGVNYDQVRETRAELEAELRRGRRLNQRLTVVNRVLRHNVRNTLALVFGLLDQVLDGADDTEDTARLRRARSALETLHSNTENALHVEHLWDRETETVLTDLEPMLATACERVREEAPAATIDVSAPSSVRVRAHPLLPVALEEILENAVEHNDAEALTVEVVVTRDNEWATITVADDGNGIPESEIESLGLDEETPLQHTSGVGLWVIKWVAEASDGDWAIRSTDDGTTVELRIPRE